A window of Citrus sinensis cultivar Valencia sweet orange chromosome 7, DVS_A1.0, whole genome shotgun sequence contains these coding sequences:
- the LOC102610013 gene encoding transcription factor HHO5, whose translation MGLNLDLNMAYVPKTTKVSKLHECIKRLEEERRKIDAFKSELPLIMLLAGNAIGKLEKQAMQCTEVEEEVDVVELTAFKGNNDEGGGVERGDADLSDRREWMSCFQAWSSDVSLDNNKQQTAVSEPTLMKGKGDQCVYVNPIQMSSGEGAFMPLTEHFSFARTEGKEVSRVPSLSLMTPAMNLGFYNSMSNGRQPNLHSRLQNLQKRRRWLNRKKQRRSWSAELHQLFLQALSHLGGSEVATPKLIKKIMNVDGLTNDEIKSHLQKYRAHLRSPSNNSSSGQDNHPRIANVQVGNSSNSSILQCGSSKSQIHVPSSSANTISMSGGNRVVAEEDARSDGHSWNGAVSSTYAMNFAQTDLSGNQPINIKI comes from the exons atgggactGAACTTGGATTTGAACATGGCTTACGTTCCAAAAACAACCAAGGTGTCAAAGCTCCATGAGTGTATTAAAAGATTGGAGGAAGAGAGGAGAAAGATCGATGCTTTTAAAAGTGAACTTCCTCTTATCATGCTTCTTGCGGGAAATG CTATTGGGAAATTGGAGAAGCAGGCAATGCAGTGTACAGAAGTGGAAGAAGAGGTCGACGTTGTAGAATTGACGGCATTTAAGGGGAATAATGATGAAGGTGGAGGGGTTGAAAGGGGCGATGCTGATTTGAGTGACAGGAGAGAGTGGATGAGTTGTTTCCAGGCTTGGAGTTCTGATGTCAGCTTGGATAATAACAAACAACAAACTGCAGTGTCTGAACCAACTTTG ATGAAAGGAAAAGGTGATCAGTGTGTTTATGTGAACCCAATTCAAATGAGCAGTGGAGAAGGGGCATTTATGCCACTTACGGAGCACTTTAGTTTTGCAAGAACCGAAGGGAAAGAGGTTTCACGAGTTCCTAGTCTTTCTTTGATGACTCCAGCTATGAATCTGGGTTTTTACAATTCAATGAGCAATGGAAGGCAACCGAATTTGCATTCCAGATTGCAGAATCTGCAGAAGAGAAGGCGGTGGCTGAATAGAAAGAAACAAAGGAGGAGCTGGTCGGCTGAGCTTCACCAGCTCTTTCTACAGGCACTTAGTCATCTTGGAGGATCTGAAG TGGCAACTCCTAAGCTGATAAAGAAAATCATGAATGTGGACGGCCTCACCAATGACGAAATAAAAAGTCATCTGCAA AAATATCGGGCTCATCTGCGAAGCCCTTCAAATAATTCTTCATCTGGCCAAGACAATCATCCACGGATAGCTAATGTTCAAGTTGGCAACTCCTCGAACTCCAGCATTTTACAGTGTGGTTCTTCAAAATCACAAATTCATGTGCCAAGTAGTTCTGCTAATACCATCTCCATGTCTGGCGGCAACCGTGTGGTAGCTGAAGAAGATGCCAGATCAGATGGCCATAGCTGGAATGGTGCGGTTTCATCTACATATGCTATGAATTTTGCCCAAACAGATTTATCTGGGAATCAGCCTATAAACATAAAGATATGA